Genomic window (Pogoniulus pusillus isolate bPogPus1 chromosome 17, bPogPus1.pri, whole genome shotgun sequence):
ctgctgagctacTTAACTGCTTATGGACCAGGCTGGAAAGACAATTATTTCATAAGATTGCCATCTGAAGGTGCTCTGACATTTGAGCCCATCTCAGAGGAAAGCTTTAGAGAGAAGATTTGATGCAGTCAgcaaagagaggagaaggagcagaagagcATTATGGGACACAAAAAACCACAAGACACCCTGGATCTTTTTGATCATCTGGGTGTATGCTGAAGATAGTCAGTTAGGTGTGCAGAGCTAGCTAGTTGTTTCTAACTAAAACACAAGAAGTTAAAAACTGCCACTAGAACTGGAATTGCTGAGCGACATGCAGAGGGCCAAATCCATTTAGTCTGTACTCTTGCCTGTGGGAAATTAGCACTGGGGAAAGGCCTTTTCAATTTCCTCTGGCATCCTCTTCAGAGGGAGCACAGCTTCACATTCAGTCCTGACATCCAGAATAGCACAACTGGCAGCTCAGAGGATAGACTAAACTAGTGGTACCCACTCATTTCATCCTGCTCTACACAAAGGAGATCTGCAGCCTTGTTCCCCTCTGCTTTCTGGAACGGTAGAGGAGACATTAgatgaagtttctccttgtaATCTTCTATTAAAATAAGACTCCAGATTGAGACTGGTGCCCACATCTCCTTAGCTTATGCTAATTTGCACAAACATTTGGTTCTGATGACTGAAAAGCTGTTTCTGTGTTATGACGTACTGCTTAGTGCATAGAACTAGTAAGTCTAGAAGGACGTTTCAATGGGATTAAATTAAGGTTGATTTTGTGTTTTCTGTGCATTCATGGTGGTATGCTAATGAGGATGACTAAAAGCTTGAGAGGTCACAGTGAATTGGGGGCGGAGAGGAATGACTTTAATACACAGGATTCTTGCAATCCTTGCCCAAAAttcagttggggtttttttctacaTATAAATATGCAGTATAGTTCAGTGTGTTTGGACCCTCTATAACTTCTCAGAACACAGCAGACCTGGGCAATGCTTTATGAGATTGTAGCCTGCAGGTGGCTGTTAGGCTATGCACTGTCTCTCTCTTCCCACTGGTGCATCGAACTTGGTTTCCAGTGACTCCAGGGACTTGCCAAACCTTCCTAGTGACTCTGTGATGAAAACTTGCTTAGAGCTTTTTTATGTAAGTGATTTGTTGAAAGTCCTTTATGGTTAGGTGTTTTGTCAGGAGTAAAGAGGATCTTTAAAACTGTTGTGCCAGCAAAATTTGTGTATCAGTTAGGATCAATATAGCTTGGGACAAAATGGGTGCTGCATCTGTGGATCATAACACAGCTTCTGAGAGCCACGGGAACCTCAGTGGAAAAGCATTTGGGCTTGACATCTACCCACTGACACTAAATATAACCTTCTGGTAAACATTAAAACTTCAAGGGCTTTGTGGTTGATGATCATGTTGAACTCCAGGACATTCAGTGAGAGAGTAGGGTTGAAAACATAAACATGCAAAGAAACATAGGGTGAGGGGAAGGGTTTGAACCCTGGTGAAGGGAACAGCAAATATTCTAATGATTAAACTAATGTTTTGTGCCTGTTTCAAGTCTTTTTCAGTTTAATAAAGCTGAAGCATTCATAAAGGTGAGCTAGCACAACTGCTAGTGTACCAAACACAAGAAAGGGTGGATTGCTCTATCACATTCTGTTCTAATAGAGAGCTTCATTCTAAAACATTATACTTGGAGcagggcctgtttagcctggagaagaggaggctcaggggtgatcttattactgtctacaactacctgaaggggcattgtagccaggtggggggtggcctcttctcccaggtaaccagcaatagaacaaggggacacagtctcgagttgtgccagggtaggtataggctggatattaagaagaagttcttcacagagagagtgatttcccattggaatgggctgcccagggaggtggtggagacaccgtccctgggggtcttcaggaaaagactggatgaggcacttagtgccatggtctagttgattggttagggctgggtgataggttggactggatgatcttggaggtctcttccaacctggttgattctatgattctatgattctatgattctatgattttatatgaCTAAAGGCACACGTGCTTCCTTGGCTGTTCCATCCTGTTTCTTCTGCTCTAAATACTATAGCTAGCATCCTTTGCACTATGGTTTTTGCTTTGGTCATTAGAGCACTGAGATCTGGCTATATCAAAAGTATTTCACACAAGGTATCAAACAGCTGGAAAATAGCACCCAATATCAGGCCGTACAAATTTGGGATGGATTTGACCCAATAGCACTTGGAAGGTCCTATACCTCTTTGCCACAGCGTAAGCTCAATGTTCTAGTCTACCCTTCCTCCAAGCATGAAGAGCGATGCCTTAGGTTTCTAGGCAAAGTAGCAGACAGTGATGAGCAAGTTTCTAAAGCAGGTCATAAATTGTACTATTCAAATTATACTTTGCACTATCATCAGTATCTTCTAGCCTGCAGGACCATTCTTAGCATTCAGTTCACCCCTAAATACCAGTTCATCTAGTCATACTGCATATGGAAGAAGTTCCACTCCACGGAAGTTTTGGATTGTTTCTTAGTAAAcaggtttgggagttactgGGGAAGCTGTTTAAAGCACCTTTGTGTACTTGGGGTACTTCCACCACTGCTTGGTGAGGTGGACAGCCATTACCCTATCCATTTGACAGATGGGCAGACTAATGTATACAGGTTACTCTATTAGTTCAAGACCACTGGAAAGCAGAGAAGACCCAAAGCTGTTGTTCTAAATCAGTAAACTCCATTATGTGCTTTGTAAAAACAAACATTTGCCAGTCTAGGAAGTTATAGCTTGTTCTGTTAGCTTTGCTTCTAGGGAGTGTCATGAAAGCTTTTTTCAAGCTTGTCACAATttattttgaagaaaaaaaaaaatcaaacacctTAGGAAACATTCTGCAAGAGGACTAAGAGACATTTTAGCCTGTTTAAAACTCAGTCCAAACAGAGACAGACCTGTTGCCAGTGAGGAGGGAAACTTGGCAGATTTGTTTAATGCTTCCCACACAGACATCggagatgcaaaaaaaaaaaccaacaaagaaaCTGTAGTCCCCGAgggtcctgccactcccagggCAAAAGCAGTCCCTTCCTCTAGCTCTCACAGACATGCACACGCTGTCTTCTCTCAGCGCCATTGGCTACAACAGCCCATTAAGCCCTACAGACCCAGAGAATATACAGGAAatgaagagttaaaaaaaaaaaaaaaaaaaaaaaggaggaggaggaaacgaaaaaaaaacagagagaaattgGAGGCAAGCCAGCGTCCCCGAATGACTCGGCGCAGCCGGCAGCCCGGAGCGGCACTCCCCAGCGGCCCTGCCCTCCCTCGCCTCTCCCCGCACGTCGGGCATGCACAGCCCTTCGCTCTTTATCAGGGAAAGGAGCTCCCCTTCTAAGGTCTGTAGTTGGTTTTGGACCCTAAAAGCATTGCCAAATTTATCTTTCACTTTTAGGACAATGGCAAACAGCAGCAATAAGAAAGCACAAGAACTGAAAATTAATGGAGATAATTCCCTGCAAGCCAAGTGGAAGCACCTTTTCCGCGTAACTCCCAGGGAGGCAAAAAGCAGTTACACAGTGCAAAGCAGGGCAGACTGCCTGGAGTGCCAGGAACATGCTGTTCCTTTGGCTGTGTGGCACGGGGGATTGTCCACCCATATgctcaaacttgatggggcttTCTTCTCTCCCACACAGTGAAACATAGCCTCAATTTAGAAGGGCTCTTGCTTTATcttgggaaggcagcaggaaaaggCACGCTGAGGAAGTATGGCTGGAGTGGGTGAGGCTGCCAACCTTGAGCTAAAACTGTTCAGGAGCCACGAAGTCATGTTTAGTTCTgaggttctttttttcttctctttctagtTCTGAGGCTCTCTATAAGTGAACTGACCAAAGATCTTAAAAGCTAATTTATTAGCCAAAATTCCTCAATGGAACAGCTTGTACAGGGCTGCTCCAGTCAGTGTGCTGTCTCACCGTATGATCAGTGCCTTCAGCAGAGATCGGTCTCTTCAATTTTTGGTGCTGCCTGTCTGACTGGCAGCCATCCTGTTCCCCAGCATCAGCCAGAGGCTCAAGGCCTGGCATGCCATAGGGTCTGTTTCAAGATGGCCCTCTTAATGCTTGCAGTGCATAACCTTGACATGGACTGCTTACAAGATTTCCACGTTTCCTATGTCTCATAAGTTACAGTAGTTACAAAAGACTGGGCAGATACATCTTCACCAGTAAGTAATCACTAAACACTGATCAGAACAAGTTGGTGTTTGCATTCaagtgttttttggtttggagtGAGTTACGCCTAACTGCCAAAAGCTTTTTTTGAGACTGCCCATGTTCTCCTCTCTGTACGTTCATTATAAATGTCTCCTTATGACTCACGTTCAACCTCTCATCTGCTTTCCTGCCTACTCTAGCTTTCACACAAGTGTCTgctaaagaaagaaacagacaCAGTCATTTAGGTGCCTCtaaaatatttaattttaaaataccAAGAGTCTTGATGCTTTGCATGGGAAGTGATAAGCTGGTGTAAAGCATGGGATAAGAAAAAGTAGatgggggagggaaagaagcattggaaagggaagcagcagatgCATCCAACAAGAAGCTAGAAATTACAGCTTGGTACAATCCGCACGGATGACCCACACGCCATTCTCTGTGACGTTCAGTAATAAGAAAGGGCAACGTTAGCTTTGAATCTGTGCCCTGTAAGGGTTTATTCCcagagagttggggtttttttttttcttgttgttgtttggttttcccAAGCTCGAGTTCCAAGAGGTGTAATCATAATGGTGGCCAAATACAagtttgtttagttttgttttttcaacATTAATTACCAAGCTGTAACAAATACATCTCTGGCTGGATTTTAACTAACCTGTGTGGGTCCttagatgagctttaagatGGGAAGATTTGCCATAAACTTTTTCACACCCCACATAGTGGCATTTGTGCTTTTTCTGGGGTGATCCAGGGTCAGTCCAGCTTCTCGTGCGTTTGTTCTTTTGTCTGAGGCTTGGCTCAGTTACTGCAGCCAGGCCAGTAGGTGtggctgctcttcctcctccacgCTTACCAGCCGAAGACACACTTTCTTCCTCCAACTCCTTAGGAGCCATAGAAATGTGTATTTGTTCTGTGATACCAAAGGTGTCCGTTTTTTCCGTCCTCCGAGTGGGTGAGTTTGGGACATGCTGGTTCAGATCTGCTAGAATGCTAGCTACCACAAGTAAGGATGATCCATTGTCTTTCCCCGTTTCTCTGACTTCTCGCTTATCTTCATTTGATGAAGGGGGTATTGCTGCATCAGGTTGGGGATCAGGCTTCCCTTTGGGGCTATGGATAATAGCACGACTGGACATGGAAACAAGGCACTCTGCTGCAAAATGATCCAcatatgctgctgctgccatctttCATAAGTTTAAAACGAAATccaaacagaagagaaaaaaaaccgacaacaacaaccaaccaacctacAACAGTGCTCTTTCCCTTTTCGAAAAAAAGGTTAATGCTAGCAGATTTTCCCCTCTTTTATTTCTTAGGATCTCTCCGTAGAAGTAAAGGCTGACTTAGCAGCCATCAAGCCCACACTTTGCTCGTGACGATCACACCCAGCTTGCCCCTGAATCCGAAGGCGCTGAAGTCCAGCGGTAGAGAGCGCGAAGAGCAGGCAGaccctggcactggcagcttATCGCTCGCAGTCTGACTTAATGCTGTTTTCTCCAGAAGGTGGTATAATAAGGCGGCGGCGTCCCCAGCCCCTCCATTGCGCGGTGACAGTAGAGTGAGCGCTCCCCGTACCGCTGCTCGGAGTCGCCCGGACCCCCTCGGGGGCGCGGCCTGGGACAACATCTGGGCGTAGCGTCACCGCCAGGCCACGCCCTGCGCCGGGCAGGCCCGCGGGGCGCCGCTCGGCAACTGAAAGGAGACTTCCGATTGGCTGGTGGAGGGCTCCTGCCGCGGGGGCGCGCAGCAGCCTCGCCCCCGCCCCGCCGTGTCCTGGAGCCACCCCGCGGGGCCGCGCTGACGGGGCCGCAGCGCGCAGGGCGGGGGGCGCGGACTCCTCCGCCGGCGGGAAGGCGCACGTCGCTTCCACTGGCTGCTAGGCGAGTAGGAGGCTCCCGGCCCTTCTCGTAGGCCGTGGCCTGTGACGGGTGGTAACGATTCGGGGCGTGTCGCATTAGTGCTTGTACTGTTAGGGACGATTTAATAAGCGCCAAGAAGGGAAAGTTGTACGGTTGGAGCTGATACAAGGAGCAGGAATGAGCGAGACTGCGCCGCTTGCTCCACGGCCTGTTAGGCGGAGTTCCCGCGTGGATTTTAATGGATTGTGACAGGTTTAACTAACGGCCAGGTTTAATTACACTTGAAATTGCCTTCCTTTCTATCCTCGCTCTGCTTGCGagagcactctgctgccttGACGTTATTTTAGAGTGCAGATAGTTCGCCTTTCATTATTATTCTCAGCTTGCAAAAGACACAGGCGGGAGTATAGAGATTAATCCCTGAGGTGCGTGTGTGACTTGACAAGCTAGGAAATGCACTTGGATTCAGATCCAGAAGTCTGTGGTGATTCGTACCTTTTGTTGGAACATGTTTCTGCAGACTAATTCCTGTGAAAACTGCTGCCTTTAGTACGGAGGGACCTTTTCTCTGAGACACAGAGGGTCAGAAAGCAGGAGCGCTTCTTGGGAAGCCTTTCTGAATGGACGGAAAGTTCTGGCGTTCGAGGGGGTGTGAGAGGAAGTGAACATCTGTTGCAGAAACTCAAATAGCTTTGGCGTTAGGCTGAGGGAAAAGCTGGGTTTGTGCATGTGAAAATGCCTTCTTCAGGAGCAATATCTGCTTATGCTGCCACTGCGTTTCATGAAATAATATGCTTTAGGTTCTCCTGTAACACATCCCCACTGTGTCAGGCTCACTGGTAGCCAGGGCCTACCAGAGTGTTCCATGCCTGGCCTCTCACTCGTGCAGCCTCTAGTGCTCTCTGGGACTTGCGTCACAGCAGCAAGAGAGGAATAAGGCCTACCTCCGGAGCGggaggatgtggtttaatgccGAGCTGAGCCAGAGCGTTTTGGTGCAGACATGTCATACCATTTGTTCTGCTGGACATACCTACGGGGAACGTTTCCACACTAAAAGGAGGTTGAGTATGGGACTTAGCTAGTTGCTCTTAGATAAAAAGGAAATTCTGAAGAGAGGATTTTTGCAAGAAACTGCAGATGAGTTCAGCTCCACCTCCCACTCAAGCAGCTGCATGGTGAGAAAGtaatgctctgctgcagctaaggagcagaggcagggaagaagTCTTAAATTTCTTTTTCAACAGATCTGTTAGGTTAAAGCCTTGTCCTGATAGCAGCTCCTGTTATATAGGAGTGCCTTCATGTAAAATTAATGGCCATAACCAAGTCTCCAGCGAACTTCATGAACTCTCTCGTACCGCCATTTTGTGGTTGAGAGCTTGTTTCAGTATGAGCCTGGAAATGTGGCCATGGCtgtgctctgtggtaaagggcggGCTGCTGAGGCAGGGGGGCTCAGAGGAGGAGGTCTTGTTTTGCTGAGAACTTACTGCATTTTTGGCTGGATGAACGCTTTAGCATGACTTTGTTCAGCAAAGAGCAACATTGTGATAATTACTTGTAACAGAGAGGCTTTTTAATGCAAAAGAAAATGTATTTGTATTTGGCAGGTGTGTGTGTAGCCCAGTTAGGGTCCTTGTGTCACTGTCTTTTAATCACGACTACAAATTAAAATATGCCTCTGACTTTCTAATAGCTCACTTGAAGTAAAAAATTATTCTGTCACTATCAGTATGAAAGCATCACTATCCTTTTTTGCACGTACAAGAGCTGGGTGTAGTAAGTGATTTGTTGCCAGAATGTGAAAATTCCTCCTGCTTAGTGGAACTAGTTTTGACTTTCAGTGCAGGATTGCAAATATTAAAGGCTTCTGCATGAACTAACAGTAGCAGATAGCCTCCTTACAAGCAACAAAGGTAAAGAGTCTCCTTTGTAAACTGTCAGTCATTACACTGGATTGGTAGTAAAAACAATTGTATGGAAAATCACTGGCCGAAATACCGTGCCCATATAGCAGCTCTTTCTTGTAATGATGCTACATTTACCTGCCTATTTGTTAGCTGCTGTTTTTACTGCATATCTATTTTCTCTGAGCAAGTGGAAAAGTAACTTTCCCTAAGTTCACCTTAAATCTTAAATTCACCTCTGCTGAATATCCTGCAACTGTTGATTTGTTCTCACCAAATGACCCGATTTTTGAAACTGAGATTACAAAAAACATTTAATAAAAATAGTTCCTACCTccttttttaattacttttattTGATTATGTTGCTAATGCATTCTTGCCTGAAGACATTTGTCCCATAGACTGAGATGggaatttttttctctgttatgGCACTATTTTTCCATCCACTCAAGTAATAAGAGTCTGGGTTTTGGTAGGAATTTTTAATACTTAGTGTTTTCTTAATGCATAATTTAGAGTTTTGTTTAGTTACACATGCATAGCAGTAGAATAATTCTCAATTGAATCCGCCCTGTTCTGCTCCTCCCAAAATAGCTCATTGTTTTAAATTACAGATGTAAGAAGTTCTAAAATGCATtgcaaaatgaaaataatttcaTGAACTCTAGTAACGAGAACTTtaaacagaacagaacaaagTCCTTACAAAAATGCCAGAATTGTTTCAAAATCAgctgatgggggggggggaacaaccGAACTAGGAACATTTTTCATAACTGGTGTAAAAAAATACTACTCCAGTGAAAAAGATGCTTAACACATCCATATAAACAAAATTATAGTGGAAGTCTGCAGCATGCAAAATTGGGCAATCTGAAGCAGGAATTTTATGAGTAGAAGCCATGAGGAATTTTATCTGAGAAAAAATTAGTTTAGTCTTCCCAAGAATATAATTAGATCTGAACATGCAGTTTTATAGTAGCAGACATTTAATCAGTACATCTTCTGCATGAGTTTGGTCAATAATTTCTTCCATTTTCATACACTTCTGCTTTAGATTCAGTATATCAGACACAGAGAAGGTGTAAACAACAGGAGTTCTATGGATGTCAGTGGAGTCATACTGTTTTACATCACCTCAGGAAGCTCACTATGAGAACAGAAAAGGTAAGAGGCCCTGTAATTCCTCTCCTTGTTTCAGTTCTTAAACAGCAGCTCTAAGATGAACAGACATAGTTTCATTCTATTTTGTCTATGTAAATTGTTCCTTGTCCAATAAAAGTGAAGAAATGAGCATGAAGTAACAGGTCAGATATTGGAAAATAGCATTACTGACACTGTATGGAAACTGTATGCATTTTTTTGGGTTTCTTGGGAGGACTCCTAGCGAAGATATCAACTGTGCAAATAATGCCTGTATATTTCTAAGCACCAAGGctgcctgggggctctggtATGGGGAGAAGGGCCTGATTTGGCTTTAATTTCTTTATTTACATATTTTTACCTCCTCTTGAAAGGGGAAAGATGGGAAAGTAGGCTTGATGAAAACATTGCTGCTTGTACAGGAAAGTGTTTTACTTTGGCATCCAGCCTAAGTTCTTACCTTCCTCAGTAATTCTCTTAGTTGTTTACTTATTAGATACCACTTACCACAACATTTAGTAAGCAGGTGTCTTTCAAAATGTAAGGGTTTTTGGTAGGTTTATAGCACTGTGTTTTTTATTTTCACCTTTTGCCTTTTTAGCCTTTCTTGATGTTCCATATAGGACTGGCTGCGTAGCAAAACTAGACTTGCCTCTGGCTTTTCTAGACAGGCCTGTAGAGTGGTGCTTGTGGGCTTCTCTGTCCATAGCATAGCCTCCTCACATCTCTACATGGGGGCTGGCATCACCACCAGCATTCAGGCACCTCTTAGTTGCAGGAGACTTACCATGCTTGTAAGGTTCTGTGGCTTATGGGCACTGCTCTTTCCAAACTGTAAATCATTTCTTTGTGAGCAGTATACTTTGTTTCTGCTTTAGGTGTCAGTTGTCAGGTACTGGGCAGATCACTGCAGTTGCTATGCTTGTGGCATTCTGTTTTACACACCATCTCTGAGAAGCTGTAACCAAAGAAATGTCATACCTAAGGCTACACAGGGCTGTTTCTCTGGTTTCTTTCAGACATGAAGCAGGCAAAGAGGTCTTTTTTTGAGACAATAAGTGCTGTTCCTTGCAGTAATGATTAGCAGGGTGTCCTAAAATATTTCATGGTGATAAACATTGTTGAATACACCAAACAGGCCAGTATCATAATGTGCCTGACCTCTGCCGTTGAGACATGAGAGTGTCTTGGTTGATTTCCAGGTACAGGCATTCCTTtctgctgtggtcaggctgctgaaGTGGTCACACAAAAGTAAACATTAAAAGCTTTtgcttttaatttcctttctcaTCTTCCTTTTACTTTTCTATCTCCTGATTTTCCTAAGGTTGCTGTTCATCATAGGTAACAGGAGAGCAGTGCAATGAGAGCAAAGCTGTAGGTcagtggtctataacagactatGAAAAAACTTCCAGGTGAAGGAGTAATACCTGGTGGTCAGTGGTAATGAGACATCCAGTCACAAGTTAGCTGCTGCACTAGTAAGGCTGCACTTTTAACTGTTGATGTAAAAATTTATGAATATTGGCAAATGTAATTTTCCTGTcttaaaaaaatcatagaacttGAGATGATGAAATCCAGTTTTCCATCTGGTGCACATTTGTGTGGAATTGAgtaaaaaagtaaaaagagaGTTACTTTAAAATGCAACAGCAAGTTGAATAACACTTGCCAGATAAAAGTAGGGTGTTCAGGTTAAGGTGTAGAAAACATGGAAAAGTTAAACAAAATATAATTATTTCCTCTGTTTCCAGTCTCTGTAACAGGTGCCTAAGAGTTCTGTCAGATTCTGTCAGCTGTAAAGCAGAAAGCAATTCAGTTAGAAGCCATGCATTGGAAGTAATCACTTTGACTGGATTTTATCCAAAGAATCATTATTCTGAGCTCTGTTTAACTCATTTCAGTGTTGGTTTTGGTCTTTTATGGTTTGCCAATATATAATTCCTATTTCTTCACTTGTATGTGCTTTTTGAAATGTGTGAAGCTCCTTCTCgttcagaagcacagaaaataCTAATGTGTTCACCAGGCAGCTCTTAGATGACTGAGTTGATCCAGTATTGATTCAATAAATGTTGTGTAACATTTATTCATGTTCATGCTTGCAAGCCACCAATGAACTGCAAATGCAAATACGACTGCAAAATACTCAGCTGAATATTTTTGCAATATGGTGTCTGCAGCAGAGATTACAACATCAGATCAGTAATATATTTGACCTACTGAACAGGTAAATGCTCAAACCCTGATATTTTCTATGTATAAAATAACCATGAAAAGATGTGATATTTGCAGACACTTGATGTACAGTGCTTGCTATTGGgcacttttttcctctttttttttcccccctgttctttttatttgtttgtattCCTTTGGCACCACTATCAGTTCTTCTGCAGCCAGGAACCTTTATTGTCAGTTGTGCAAGGGAGATTTATCTGGCAGATAATTGCGCTCCCTGAAAAAGGGCCTGAGAAGCTAAGCCAGCCTTTCATCCTCATCTATGAATGCACACTGCTTCTTCACTGCCTTATCTTGTCATAAACTCTGTGATGCATAGTCTCCTATGCCCTTTCACAAGTACTCTCTTAAATGCAGAAACCATTTATAAAGCTGaattctgctttcatttttgtGTTTATTGCCCATGTTTGCATTACATTCAGACTATCAGTATGAGACCTGCATCTGGTCTGCGTCTCCCACTCCTTAGCCACTGTGTTGGAATCTATCACTTTCATGACCATGTTATGACTTCTGTTCACCTTTACAGTAACCTACATACTGAATCCTGAGTACCAGCCCTAGGATGCCTAAGCCCTGATTAGTTTGACAGAGATAGGATGTGTTACCCCATAGCAATTCGCAGATGCCCAAACTTAATCCATGTGGGAAGCTAATATAAACTATAAGGTACTGTGAAGCCCAGGCAAGGAACAGCACTTGCAGTTGccgtcagtgtgtgtgtgcaggccaAATAGCCaaccgtgtcctgggctgcatcaagagaagtgtggccagcagggcaaggaaggtgattctcccccttcactctgctctcctgagaccccacctggagtactgtgtacagttctggagtccccaacacaagaaggacgtggaattgttggagtgagtccagaggacgCCGTGAAgattctcagagggctggagcacctctgctatgaggacaggatacaagagctggggctcttaagcctggagaagagaaggcttcgaggacaccttgtagtagccttccagtatctgaaggggacatacagaaaggctgaggagggactatttacaagatctTACAATGACAGGACGAAGATTAATgcgtttaaactggaagaggggaaatttgaactaggtgttaggaagaagttctttatagtgagggtggtgaaacactggaacagtttgcccatggaggttgtggatgcttcttccctggaggtgttctagactaggctgcatgaggcctcgagcaacctgttccagtgggagatgtccctgcctatggcagggggttggaactggatgatctttgagatcctttccaacttaaaccactctatgatccTATTGAACAATATTGTTCTAGGTTGAGAACTGTGTTACCTTTGTGTATTGTTTGAGAATCTGATCCTAGCATTTTCAGAAATGCCCAGCCACAGAGCGCTGGTTTTGCTGATACCTGATTTTGTAATGGCATAGTTTATGCCATTGAATGAATTGAGTGCTAGATGTTATGTGTCATATGCAGACAGACCTCAGAgttttctcatttatttttttcaggtACACTAGATGACAATGACATCATTTCACATGGcaatattttcttcctttcctgagTCAACTCCCGATGCAGAAGGTAAGATTATGTCTCTAAGCAGTGGACAGTTGCAGAAATGTGTCATCAAGTTACCAAAGGGCTCAGTTTGTAGTGTGGAGTACAGAAATTATTCGGGCTAAGCACTGTGCAGAAACCGAAGTGTTTCTAGGAAACTCAAGTAGTGGGAAGGAAGATGTGCACTTCATGTGACACAAGAGCATGAGCTATACCAGCTGGCACTCAGAGAGGTGGCCCACAATTTCCCTATCCTCCTGTATGTCCCTGCATAGGCATATCAATAGTAGCAATTTCTGAGAGCATTAGGCACACACGTTTTGAAAACAGGAATCCTTGTTTTAGGTACTTTGAATGTAGTTTTGGAGACTTGGGATATCAGTTTTGTAAGTTTCTGGCTGTGACTTCTTCCTAGCAGTAGTTTTACTTGTTCTAAAGCAGGTGTGCATGCTATGTTGAGCTATATGACAGTAATTCTTTCTCTGGAAtgccctgtacttggcactgatgATGCCTCGCCTCAAATACTAAATTCAGGTCTGAGTCCCTCACTAAAAGGACATTGAagtactggagcatgtccaaagaagggtgacaaagccagTCAGGGATCTAGAGCACgtgtcttgtgaggagcagctaagggaagTGGGgttgttagtctggagaagaggaggctgagggcagatccCACAGATTCTCTGCGGTTGTGTCTGT
Coding sequences:
- the KLF13 gene encoding Krueppel-like factor 13, whose protein sequence is MAAAAYVDHFAAECLVSMSSRAIIHSPKGKPDPQPDAAIPPSSNEDKREVRETGKDNGSSLLVVASILADLNQHVPNSPTRRTEKTDTFGITEQIHISMAPKELEEESVSSAGKRGGGRAATPTGLAAVTEPSLRQKNKRTRSWTDPGSPQKKHKCHYVGCEKVYGKSSHLKAHLRTHTGERPFECNWQGCNKKFARSDELARHYRTHTGEKKFSCPLCEKRFMRSDHLTKHARRHANFHPSMLKRRSGSSSRTGSVSDYSRSDASSPTISPASSP